The following proteins are encoded in a genomic region of Amia ocellicauda isolate fAmiCal2 chromosome 6, fAmiCal2.hap1, whole genome shotgun sequence:
- the LOC136751775 gene encoding trichohyalin has product MDCCHISMRKERKRLDEVETLRAHEEEQNKSNAALRESVRNLLLTQGSKLAEMEAARQNYEGMISEKMADIHHLTAQLQKAMQLFSDDSDKQKAISCRLEKEKHALLSEKMEERTSLEGQIQNLTTEMQKERENSRAVQENLRSVISKQKKALLTSRVRCEELLSQKNRNHQERMADKANIQHLTAQLQKHQQEEQVQCEESTALQKKIQLLIEEAEKLKGLNYTLEEERNTLLSDQRSKALKMQELADALADERTSHQAHIQNLTEQLEKAVETERVRCEELTVEQEKIKLLTKDAEKQKELSSTQKEKWQSLQRSNALKIQELSDALVQTRTNYKVQIQNLAAELQGEKEKSRILEKERNSLIRKHKNAPETKSERCEEGLSKRKRNQSEKMADQLKIQHLTSRLDKALEADRVRREELISAQKTIQLLTDNSEKLKAFNRRLEQEKQKLLSQQSSNSVKKQELVKERTGHQSQTRRPAAQRVQPRGLVIDGQYIPPRYLNYVPTRTARGRVQHISQNPRQTH; this is encoded by the exons ATGGACTGCTGCCACATCTCAatgaggaaagaaagaaag CGGTTGGATGAGGTTGAGACACTCAGAGCACATGAAGAGGAGCAGAACAAATCCAATGCTGCCCTTCGCGAAAGTGTGCGAAACCTACTGCTTACGCAGGGCAGCAAACTTGCGGAGATGGAGGCCGCGAGGCAGAACTATGAGGGAATGATCTCTGAGAAGATGGCGGACATCCATCATCTCACTGCACAGCTCCAGAAGGCGATGCAGCTGTTCAGTGATGACTCTGATAAGCAGAAAGCAATCAGTTGCCgtcttgaaaaagaaaaacacgcaCTGCTCTCTGAGAAAATGGAAGAGAGGACCAGCCTTGAGGGCCAGATTCAAAACCTCACTACAGaaatgcagaaagagagagagaactccAGGGCTGTTCAGGAAAACCTGCGCTCTGTCATTTCCAAACAGAAAAAGGCTCTCTTGACCTCGAGAGTGAGGTGTGAGGAACTCCTCTCTCAGAAGAACAGAAATCATCAAGAGAGGATGGCTGATAAAGCCAACATCCAACACCTCACTGCCCAGCTCCAAAAGCATCAGCAAGAAGAGCAAGTGCAATGTGAGGAATCGACTGCATTGCAGAAGAAGATCCAGCTGCTCATTGAAGAGGCTGAGAAGCTGAAAGGACTGAATTACACTCTTGAAGAAGAAAGGAACACACTTCTGTCTGATCAGAGGTCTAAGGCACTGAAAATGCAAGAGCTGGCTGATGCTCTAGCTGACGAGAGGACCAGCCATCAGGCCCACATTCAAAACCTCACTGAACAGCTCGAGAAGGCTGTGGAGACAGAGCGAGTGCGATGTGAGGAATTGACTGTTGAGCAGGAAAAGATCAAGCTGCTCACTAAAGACGCTGAAAAGCAGAAAGAACTCAGTTCCACTCAGAAAGAAAAATGGCAGTCCTTGCAAAGGTCCAATGCGTTGAAAATACAAGAGCTGAGTGATGCTCTGGTTCAAACTAGGACCAACTATAAGGTCCAGATCCAAAACCTCGCTGCAGAGCTGCAGGGGGAGAAAGAGAAGTCCAGGATTCTGGAGAAGGAGCGCAACTCTCTCATTCGCAAGCATAAGAATGCTCCTGAGACCAAGAGTGAGAGGTGCGAGGAAGGCCTCTCCAAGAGGAAGAGAAATCAGTCTGAGAAGATGGCTGATCAACTCAAAATCCAACACCTCACCTCCCGGCTGGACAAGGCCCTTGAGGCTGATCGAGTGCGACGTGAGGAACTGATTTCTGCGCAGAAGACGATTCAGCTGCTCACTGACAACTCTGAGAAGCTGAAAGCCTTCAATCGCCGTCTTGAGCAAGAAAAGCAGAAGCTGTTGTCTCAGCAGAGCTCTAATTCTGTGAAAAAGCAAGAGCTTGTTAAAGAGAGGACCGGCCATCAGTCGCAGACCCGACGCCCTGCTGCGCAGCGTGTCCAGCCACGGGGCCTGGTCATAGACGGGCAGTATATCCCACCTCGCTACCTCAACTATGTACCCACCAGAACTGCAAGAGGGAGAGTTCAACACATCTCTCAAAATCCCAGACAGACCCACTGA